A genomic window from Paenibacillus antri includes:
- a CDS encoding acrylyl-CoA reductase family protein, translating into MEKYRAFAARKTADGFSAGFEQRKMEEMPEGEVTVRVAYSSVNYKDGLAATANGKVVAAYPRTLGIDLAGVVVQSSAPRFREGDSVVATGYGLGVSHDGGFAELARLPADWLVPLPESLSPKEAMALGTAGFTAALSLRRLEDNGLRPDRGPVLVTGASGGVGGIAVALLARAGYEVTASTGRASERDYLTRLGATDVIDRAALAPEKPSPLLKQRFAAAIDPVGGEGLRHVLGSLQYGGSAAVSGMAGGGEWQASVFPFILRGVNLLGIDSVACPMETRLELWRAMADEWKPAGLLTDIAQEIGFDELPERLADILRGTIRGRTVVRIGGDA; encoded by the coding sequence ATGGAGAAGTATCGAGCGTTCGCGGCGCGCAAGACGGCGGACGGCTTCTCGGCCGGGTTCGAGCAACGCAAAATGGAGGAAATGCCGGAGGGAGAAGTGACGGTTCGCGTCGCGTACTCGAGCGTGAATTACAAGGACGGGCTGGCGGCGACGGCGAACGGCAAGGTCGTGGCGGCGTATCCGCGGACGCTCGGCATCGACCTTGCGGGCGTCGTCGTGCAATCTAGCGCGCCGCGCTTCCGCGAAGGCGACAGCGTCGTTGCGACCGGCTACGGGCTCGGCGTCTCGCACGACGGCGGCTTCGCGGAGCTGGCCCGGCTGCCGGCCGACTGGCTCGTGCCGCTGCCGGAGAGTCTGTCGCCGAAGGAGGCGATGGCGCTCGGCACGGCCGGCTTTACGGCGGCGCTGTCGCTCCGGCGGCTCGAGGACAACGGCCTGCGGCCCGACCGCGGTCCGGTGCTCGTCACCGGCGCGTCGGGGGGCGTCGGCGGCATCGCCGTCGCGTTGCTCGCGCGGGCGGGGTACGAGGTGACGGCGAGCACGGGACGAGCGTCGGAGCGCGACTACCTGACCCGTCTCGGCGCGACCGACGTTATCGACCGCGCCGCGCTCGCGCCGGAGAAGCCGTCCCCGCTGCTCAAGCAGCGGTTCGCGGCGGCGATCGATCCGGTCGGCGGCGAAGGGCTGCGCCATGTGCTAGGTTCCCTGCAATACGGCGGATCGGCCGCCGTCAGCGGCATGGCCGGCGGCGGCGAGTGGCAAGCGTCCGTCTTTCCGTTCATCCTGCGGGGCGTCAACCTGCTCGGCATCGACTCGGTCGCGTGTCCGATGGAGACGCGGCTCGAGCTGTGGCGCGCGATGGCGGACGAGTGGAAGCCGGCCGGACTTCTGACGGACATCGCGCAGGAGATCGGCTTCGACGAGCTGCCTGAGCGGCTCGCGGACATCCTCCGCGGTACGATTCGCGGCCGGACTGTCGTGCGGATCGGCGGGGACGCATAG
- a CDS encoding ABC transporter ATP-binding protein: MSESDRKNRENAGGAGGPPPGPPMPGRPGGFGPPGRGPVVKPKQFQATMKRLWSYFGKERAGLALIAVFVALSAAIGVAGPYLIGVGVDAIADGDMGLLPVVIVALTAAYVGEGALSFLQGWMMAGLSQRVVAGLRASLFAKLQKLPLGFFDSRSHGEVMSRLTNDLDNVSTTISQSTVQLMSGSLAILGSLIMMLVLSPLLTLAALVTVPLVFLLARTITKRTSVLFKDQQAHLGALNGHIEETITGQQIVKAFNHEEKSIEQFETVNVKLYDAAVKAQVWSGFMMPLLSVINNIGFAAIALTGGLLAVKGSITVGVIASFVGYSRQFVRPLNELAQTYNVLQAGVAGAERAFEVLDEKEEAPDAPDAVELRRPEGKVVFENVSFGYRADVPILRNVSFEAPERSATALVGPTGAGKTTIVNLVTRFYDPTGGRILLDGRDIREYTRDSLRRAFGIVLQDTYLFSGTVKDNIKYGKPDATDEEVVAAARAANADVFIRRLPQGYDTVLTENGGNISQGQRQLLAIARVVLAQPSILILDEATSSIDTRTELHIQEALLNVMRDRTSFVIAHRLNTIRDADTIMVIDRGEVAERGDHDALMRREGTYYQMFYNQFRNLQAAGEEG, translated from the coding sequence ATGTCTGAGTCGGATCGCAAGAATCGCGAGAACGCCGGAGGCGCGGGCGGTCCGCCGCCGGGACCTCCCATGCCGGGCCGTCCGGGCGGTTTCGGCCCTCCGGGCCGGGGGCCGGTCGTCAAGCCGAAGCAGTTCCAAGCGACGATGAAGCGGCTGTGGTCGTACTTCGGCAAGGAACGCGCCGGGCTTGCGCTGATCGCGGTCTTCGTCGCGTTGAGCGCGGCGATCGGCGTCGCCGGCCCTTACTTGATCGGGGTCGGCGTCGACGCGATCGCGGACGGCGACATGGGCCTGCTGCCCGTCGTCATCGTCGCCTTGACCGCGGCTTACGTCGGCGAAGGCGCGCTGTCGTTCCTGCAAGGCTGGATGATGGCGGGCTTATCGCAGCGCGTCGTCGCGGGTCTGCGGGCGTCGCTGTTCGCGAAGCTGCAGAAGCTGCCGCTCGGCTTCTTCGACTCCCGCTCGCACGGCGAAGTGATGAGCCGACTGACGAACGACCTCGACAACGTCAGCACGACGATCTCGCAGTCGACCGTGCAGCTGATGTCCGGTTCGCTAGCCATTCTCGGCTCGCTCATTATGATGCTCGTGCTCAGCCCGCTTCTGACGTTGGCCGCCCTCGTGACCGTGCCGCTCGTCTTCTTGCTGGCGCGCACGATCACGAAACGCACGAGCGTGCTGTTCAAAGACCAGCAGGCGCACCTCGGCGCGCTCAACGGCCATATCGAAGAGACGATCACCGGACAACAGATCGTGAAGGCGTTCAATCACGAGGAGAAGTCGATCGAGCAGTTCGAGACCGTAAACGTCAAGCTGTACGACGCCGCCGTCAAGGCGCAGGTATGGTCCGGCTTCATGATGCCGCTGCTGAGCGTCATCAACAACATCGGCTTCGCCGCGATCGCGTTGACGGGCGGCTTGCTGGCGGTGAAGGGCTCGATCACGGTCGGCGTTATCGCGAGCTTCGTCGGGTACTCGCGGCAGTTCGTCCGTCCGCTGAACGAGCTGGCGCAGACGTATAACGTGCTGCAGGCGGGCGTCGCCGGCGCGGAGCGGGCGTTCGAGGTGCTCGACGAGAAGGAGGAAGCCCCGGACGCGCCCGACGCGGTCGAGCTGCGGAGGCCGGAAGGGAAGGTCGTCTTCGAGAACGTCAGCTTCGGTTACCGCGCCGACGTTCCGATTTTGCGGAACGTCAGCTTCGAAGCGCCGGAGCGAAGCGCGACGGCGCTCGTCGGGCCGACCGGCGCGGGCAAGACGACGATCGTCAACCTGGTCACCCGGTTCTACGATCCGACCGGCGGGCGCATTCTGCTCGACGGCCGAGACATCCGGGAGTATACCCGCGACAGCTTGCGCCGAGCGTTCGGCATCGTGCTGCAGGACACGTATTTGTTCTCCGGCACCGTCAAGGACAACATCAAATACGGCAAGCCGGACGCAACGGACGAAGAGGTCGTAGCGGCGGCGCGGGCGGCGAACGCGGACGTGTTCATCCGCCGGCTGCCGCAAGGCTACGACACCGTCCTGACCGAAAACGGCGGCAACATCAGCCAGGGGCAGCGGCAGCTGCTCGCGATCGCGCGCGTCGTTCTGGCGCAGCCGTCGATCTTGATTCTCGACGAGGCGACGAGCAGCATCGACACGCGCACGGAGCTGCACATTCAGGAAGCGCTGCTGAACGTCATGCGGGATCGAACCAGCTTCGTCATCGCGCATCGGTTGAACACGATCCGCGACGCGGACACGATCATGGTCATCGATCGCGGCGAGGTGGCCGAGCGAGGCGACCACGACGCATTGATGAGGCGAGAAGGCACGTATTACCAGATGTTTTACAATCAATTCCGCAATTTACAAGCCGCGGGGGAGGAAGGGTGA
- a CDS encoding ABC transporter ATP-binding protein: MPSGKYIKKYWKGFLLAIFFLTLEAAADLMMPTLLADIIDRGIANGDMDYVLRIGGLMLLITAGGAIAASLRNVLAVYVSQKFGAELRSDLFRKIQSLSFANIDKFERASLITRMTNDITLVQNFVGGLMRIFVKAPLLGIGALILAIRLNPELSTIFAVVVPIVAALVAFNMKVGFSRFLKVQQSLDRVNAAVREYLAGVRVVKAFNRFGFEVEKFGATNEEQRQRSTSAMRAMAVFNPAIMLTVNLGVVAILWIGGRWMESGAMQSGEVGELVAFINYMTQMLFSLMMVSMVFAMFVRARASAIRIGEVFAQTNDMTWKTDAAPKSKEGRIEFQGVDFAYGEAPGSPVLKNVSFACEPGETVGIIGSTGSGKSTLVGLIPRFYDATGGRVLVDGVDAKDVDPAALRESIAIVPQKSVLFSGTILDNIRWGDENALEADVERAAKMAEAHEFIARLPEGYRSRLGQRGVNLSGGQKQRVSIARALVKKPRILILDDCTSAVDTATESRIKESLKAYAKGMTCLLIAQRISSVMDADKIVVLDLGEVVGVGTHDELMQTCRVYQEIYRSQVGKEVRSHV, encoded by the coding sequence ATGCCAAGCGGAAAATATATTAAGAAGTATTGGAAGGGCTTTCTTTTGGCGATTTTCTTCCTGACGCTCGAGGCGGCGGCGGACCTCATGATGCCGACGCTGCTGGCCGACATCATCGACCGCGGCATCGCGAACGGGGACATGGATTACGTGCTCCGCATCGGCGGGCTCATGCTGCTCATCACGGCGGGCGGCGCGATCGCGGCCAGCCTTCGGAACGTGCTCGCCGTCTACGTGTCGCAGAAATTCGGCGCGGAGCTGCGGAGCGACCTGTTTCGGAAAATTCAATCGCTGTCGTTCGCGAACATCGACAAGTTCGAGCGCGCGTCGCTCATTACCCGCATGACGAACGACATCACGCTCGTACAGAACTTCGTCGGCGGCCTGATGCGCATCTTCGTCAAGGCGCCGCTGCTCGGCATCGGGGCGCTCATCCTCGCGATCCGGCTCAACCCGGAGCTGTCGACCATCTTCGCGGTCGTCGTGCCGATCGTCGCCGCGCTCGTCGCCTTCAATATGAAGGTCGGCTTCTCCCGGTTTTTGAAAGTGCAGCAGTCGCTCGACCGCGTGAACGCGGCGGTGCGCGAATATCTCGCCGGTGTGAGGGTCGTCAAGGCGTTCAACCGGTTCGGCTTCGAGGTCGAGAAGTTCGGGGCGACGAACGAGGAGCAGCGGCAGCGCTCGACGAGCGCGATGCGAGCCATGGCCGTCTTCAATCCGGCGATCATGCTGACGGTCAACCTGGGCGTCGTCGCGATTCTTTGGATCGGCGGCCGGTGGATGGAGTCGGGCGCCATGCAGAGCGGCGAAGTGGGCGAGCTCGTCGCGTTCATTAACTATATGACGCAGATGCTCTTTTCGCTCATGATGGTGTCGATGGTGTTCGCCATGTTCGTGCGGGCTCGCGCTTCCGCGATCCGGATCGGCGAGGTGTTCGCCCAGACGAACGACATGACGTGGAAGACGGACGCGGCGCCGAAGAGCAAGGAAGGGAGAATCGAATTTCAAGGCGTCGACTTCGCGTACGGCGAGGCGCCGGGCTCTCCCGTGCTGAAGAACGTCAGCTTCGCGTGCGAGCCGGGGGAAACCGTCGGCATCATCGGCTCCACCGGTTCGGGGAAGAGCACCTTGGTCGGGCTCATCCCGCGCTTCTACGACGCGACCGGCGGGCGGGTGCTCGTCGACGGCGTCGACGCGAAGGACGTCGATCCGGCGGCGCTGCGTGAGTCGATCGCGATCGTGCCGCAGAAGAGCGTGCTGTTTTCCGGCACGATTCTCGATAACATCCGGTGGGGCGACGAAAATGCTCTAGAAGCCGACGTCGAACGCGCGGCCAAGATGGCGGAAGCGCACGAGTTCATCGCGCGCTTGCCGGAGGGCTACCGTTCGCGGCTCGGGCAGCGCGGCGTCAACCTGTCCGGCGGCCAGAAGCAGCGCGTCTCGATCGCGCGGGCGCTCGTGAAGAAGCCGCGCATCTTAATCTTGGACGACTGCACGAGCGCTGTGGACACCGCCACAGAATCGCGAATCAAGGAATCGCTGAAGGCGTACGCGAAAGGGATGACGTGCCTCCTGATCGCGCAGCGGATCAGCTCGGTCATGGACGCCGACAAGATCGTCGTACTGGACCTCGGCGAGGTCGTCGGCGTCGGCACGCATGACGAGCTCATGCAGACATGCCGCGTCTACCAAGAAATCTATCGATCGCAAGTCGGGAAGGAGGTGCGGAGCCATGTCTGA
- a CDS encoding MarR family winged helix-turn-helix transcriptional regulator yields MDANLEQFLASLQAVNRHLRSSTWDAQRQQPLTKVQWLLLRQLQRRGAATIGQLAEHLDVRASTMSQMLDRLERSGIVRREQDATDARVKNIALTEAGLETIRKTEDAWRASLAGPFERLDEADRAELVRLMKKLSDQLRGNGEA; encoded by the coding sequence ATGGATGCGAACCTGGAACAATTTTTGGCGTCGCTGCAAGCCGTGAATCGGCATTTGCGCTCGTCGACGTGGGACGCGCAGCGGCAGCAGCCGCTTACGAAGGTGCAGTGGCTGCTGCTGAGGCAGCTGCAGCGGCGGGGCGCCGCGACGATCGGACAGCTGGCGGAGCATCTCGACGTGCGAGCCAGCACGATGTCGCAGATGCTGGACCGGCTGGAGCGGTCGGGCATCGTGAGGCGAGAACAGGATGCGACGGACGCCCGCGTGAAGAACATCGCCCTGACGGAGGCGGGTCTTGAGACGATCCGCAAGACGGAGGACGCTTGGAGAGCATCGCTCGCGGGGCCGTTCGAGCGGCTCGACGAAGCGGATCGCGCGGAGCTCGTGCGGCTCATGAAGAAGCTGTCCGACCAATTGCGGGGGAACGGGGAGGCGTAG
- a CDS encoding histidine kinase N-terminal 7TM domain-containing diguanylate cyclase: METNIITMFITLVATSGVFTLFLCLYAYVKRKEIPGARTFIWYTASMAIYIFAVAFEWTSDTVEEIMRWTVLEYLGIAFAPPLGLLLVLQYIGKSVPRKVAALMFVVPAVTFLSVATNEWHHLFYKSIFLRENTPSPLADVEIGEMYIVHGAYTFGCMLASVVLLVRQWFRTNRAFRLQLATLTIGQFLPMVGAFLYLMGVTPYGMDPVPMVLCLTSGMYIWAMVSSRVLTIVPIAKERLFESLREGVIVLDATERIVDFNAAVARMMPGLTASSVGTFLRDEWPRLTGSPLPVGGTGDGMQEVMVWTVKGEDVSYQVRSSLVRDRTGETIGRLLMLIDVTEQKRLQDKLTQMAYFDGLTKLLNRARFVQRSRELLSSAQRFGLPVSFVLFDIDSFKRINDTYGHDVGDQAIVHVVSIAKRLLPPDALFARYGGEEFALALPSATGLEAVELAERVRAAFEAEPLRAGGETILVTSSFGAAEARGSDDTLESLLRDADAALYAAKRAGRNRVRAFEPTT; encoded by the coding sequence ATGGAAACAAATATCATAACGATGTTCATTACGTTGGTCGCCACTTCGGGCGTGTTCACGCTGTTCCTGTGCCTATACGCGTATGTCAAACGGAAGGAAATTCCCGGCGCGCGCACGTTCATTTGGTATACGGCCTCCATGGCGATTTACATCTTCGCGGTCGCCTTCGAGTGGACGAGCGATACGGTGGAAGAGATCATGCGCTGGACCGTCCTTGAATATCTCGGCATCGCCTTCGCGCCGCCGCTCGGTCTGTTGCTCGTGCTGCAATATATCGGCAAGTCGGTCCCCCGCAAGGTCGCGGCGCTCATGTTCGTCGTGCCCGCCGTTACGTTCTTGTCGGTGGCGACGAACGAGTGGCATCATTTGTTTTATAAATCCATTTTCCTCCGTGAAAATACTCCCTCCCCCCTCGCCGACGTCGAGATCGGGGAGATGTACATCGTGCACGGCGCGTACACGTTCGGCTGCATGCTGGCGTCCGTCGTCCTGCTCGTTCGCCAGTGGTTTCGGACGAACCGGGCGTTCCGGCTGCAGCTCGCGACGCTGACGATCGGTCAGTTTCTGCCGATGGTCGGCGCGTTCTTGTATTTGATGGGCGTCACGCCGTACGGGATGGATCCGGTGCCGATGGTGCTGTGCCTGACGTCGGGCATGTACATCTGGGCGATGGTGTCCTCTCGCGTCCTGACGATCGTGCCGATCGCCAAGGAGCGGCTGTTCGAAAGCCTGCGGGAAGGCGTTATCGTGCTGGACGCGACGGAGCGCATCGTCGACTTCAACGCGGCGGTCGCCCGCATGATGCCGGGGCTGACCGCTTCCTCGGTCGGGACGTTCCTTCGCGACGAGTGGCCGCGGCTGACCGGCTCCCCGCTGCCCGTCGGCGGGACCGGGGACGGGATGCAGGAAGTGATGGTCTGGACGGTGAAAGGCGAGGACGTCTCCTACCAAGTGCGGTCGTCGCTCGTGCGCGACCGGACGGGCGAGACGATCGGCCGCCTGCTCATGCTGATCGACGTGACGGAGCAGAAGCGGCTGCAGGACAAGCTGACGCAGATGGCGTACTTCGACGGACTGACGAAGCTGCTTAACCGGGCACGGTTCGTGCAGCGAAGCCGGGAGCTGTTGTCCTCGGCCCAGCGGTTCGGCCTGCCGGTGTCGTTCGTCTTGTTCGACATCGATTCGTTCAAGCGGATCAACGACACGTACGGTCACGACGTCGGCGATCAAGCGATCGTGCACGTCGTCTCGATCGCGAAGCGGCTGCTTCCGCCGGACGCGCTGTTCGCTCGCTACGGCGGCGAGGAGTTCGCGCTCGCGCTGCCGTCCGCGACCGGGCTCGAGGCGGTCGAGCTGGCGGAGCGCGTCCGGGCGGCGTTCGAGGCCGAGCCGCTCCGCGCGGGCGGGGAGACGATCCTCGTGACGTCGAGCTTCGGCGCGGCAGAGGCCCGGGGGAGCGACGACACGCTGGAGTCACTGCTGCGCGACGCGGACGCGGCGCTGTACGCCGCGAAGCGAGCGGGCCGCAACCGGGTGCGCGCGTTCGAGCCGACGACGTAA
- a CDS encoding ROK family protein → MSYCVGVDIGGTNTAIGLLDGERVAAKESIPTLAGEGPDSLFDRIAATVRGLLGRCGVPGDAITVGMGVPGFIDQEGGVALNSTNLRWRDVPVVARMRERLGVPVAIDNDVRMYVYGEALLGAGRGVRHVLGVTVGTGLAAALVSDGRLFYGGGSMAGELGHIPLESIPYRCGCGLTGCLETVASATGIARQARDLVERDGRASVLREWFPGEGMPGLTARDVSRAYDEGDAVAIEVLRRTGEQLGRGLAYAVTMYSPDVVLVGGGAAAAGERLLAPVREAMQRLLISDYWERISVVPAALGDEAGVIGSALYGRDAAAR, encoded by the coding sequence ATGTCCTATTGCGTCGGAGTAGATATCGGAGGAACGAATACGGCGATCGGCTTGCTCGACGGGGAGCGCGTCGCGGCGAAGGAGAGCATCCCTACGCTGGCGGGGGAAGGGCCGGACTCGCTGTTCGATCGGATCGCGGCGACGGTGCGCGGCTTGCTCGGCCGATGCGGCGTGCCCGGGGACGCGATTACGGTCGGCATGGGCGTGCCCGGCTTCATTGATCAGGAGGGCGGCGTCGCGCTCAACAGCACGAATCTGCGATGGCGCGACGTGCCGGTCGTCGCGCGGATGCGGGAGCGGCTCGGCGTTCCGGTCGCGATCGACAACGACGTCCGGATGTACGTCTACGGGGAAGCGCTGCTCGGCGCGGGCCGCGGCGTTCGGCACGTGCTCGGCGTGACCGTCGGGACGGGGCTCGCCGCGGCGCTCGTGTCGGACGGGCGGTTGTTTTACGGCGGCGGCAGCATGGCGGGGGAGCTCGGGCATATCCCGCTCGAGAGCATTCCGTACCGGTGCGGGTGCGGCTTGACCGGCTGCCTCGAGACGGTCGCGTCGGCGACGGGCATCGCCCGCCAAGCGCGCGACCTCGTCGAGCGGGACGGACGAGCGTCGGTGCTGCGCGAGTGGTTCCCGGGCGAAGGCATGCCCGGCTTGACGGCGCGGGACGTGTCCCGGGCGTACGACGAAGGCGACGCGGTCGCGATCGAGGTGCTGCGGCGGACGGGCGAGCAGCTCGGCCGTGGCCTCGCGTACGCGGTGACGATGTACAGCCCGGACGTCGTGCTCGTCGGGGGCGGCGCGGCGGCGGCCGGCGAGCGGCTGCTCGCGCCCGTTCGCGAGGCGATGCAGCGGCTGTTGATCTCCGACTACTGGGAGCGGATCTCGGTCGTGCCGGCGGCGCTCGGCGACGAAGCCGGCGTGATCGGCAGCGCGCTCTATGGGAGAGACGCGGCGGCTCGCTAG
- a CDS encoding restriction endonuclease yields MSFELALLAFVIVAFGFLWLRTKKQLQSTREGSALLTDIAAEQRETLRHGLYQRFKRSDDTEKENPFDFEHFVAELLTVVNESDVYVTKSTGDFGVDIEERRDDGLFLYQVKCYEKPVGFEPIAILHSRIVKDGADGGCVVTTSAFTQAAIDYAKAVDIELIDGDDLLDLWEEALEYKKETARELIPDVV; encoded by the coding sequence GTGAGCTTCGAGTTGGCGTTATTGGCGTTCGTCATCGTCGCGTTCGGATTTCTATGGCTACGAACTAAGAAACAACTCCAATCCACCCGGGAAGGCAGCGCTCTGCTGACGGACATCGCGGCGGAGCAGCGAGAGACGCTTCGGCATGGTTTATATCAGCGATTCAAGAGAAGCGACGATACGGAAAAGGAAAATCCGTTCGACTTCGAACACTTCGTCGCCGAACTGCTGACGGTCGTCAACGAAAGCGACGTATACGTGACGAAGTCGACCGGCGACTTCGGCGTCGACATCGAAGAACGGCGGGACGACGGTTTATTCTTATACCAGGTCAAGTGTTACGAGAAGCCCGTCGGTTTCGAGCCGATCGCCATCCTCCATTCGCGGATCGTCAAGGACGGGGCGGACGGGGGCTGCGTCGTCACGACGAGCGCGTTCACGCAAGCCGCGATCGACTATGCGAAGGCGGTCGACATCGAGCTGATCGACGGGGACGATCTATTGGACCTGTGGGAGGAAGCGTTGGAGTATAAGAAGGAAACGGCGCGTGAGCTCATCCCGGACGTGGTGTGA
- a CDS encoding TetR/AcrR family transcriptional regulator yields MPKIVDHEEKRKLIAETAWRIIESKGIEHASIRAVAAAARLSPGALRHYFTTQDELLMFIVDYYLTRGTQRVEYPTIGSLPMEAAKEALLTLLPTAPDKRTATGVWWVFAIRSLTSAALQGKKDELTDGLHGLTAAVLELLAKAGLLPPTLDTKLETLRLAAVVEGLTILALLRPELYTPETIESIVRRHIEELCGVR; encoded by the coding sequence TTGCCGAAAATCGTGGACCACGAGGAAAAGAGGAAGCTCATCGCCGAGACGGCGTGGCGCATCATCGAGTCGAAGGGGATCGAGCATGCGTCCATTCGCGCCGTCGCCGCCGCCGCGAGACTGTCGCCCGGCGCCCTGCGGCATTACTTCACGACGCAGGACGAACTGCTCATGTTTATCGTGGATTATTATTTGACGAGAGGAACCCAGCGCGTCGAGTATCCGACGATCGGTTCGCTGCCGATGGAGGCCGCGAAGGAGGCGCTGCTCACGCTGCTCCCGACGGCCCCGGACAAGCGAACGGCGACCGGCGTCTGGTGGGTGTTCGCGATCCGTTCGCTGACGAGCGCCGCGCTGCAGGGGAAGAAGGACGAGCTGACGGACGGACTCCACGGGCTGACCGCGGCCGTTCTCGAGCTGTTGGCGAAAGCCGGGCTGCTCCCGCCGACGCTGGATACGAAGCTCGAGACGCTCCGGCTCGCCGCGGTCGTCGAAGGGCTGACGATACTCGCCTTGCTCCGGCCGGAGCTTTATACGCCGGAGACGATCGAGTCGATCGTCCGCCGACACATCGAAGAGCTTTGCGGCGTCCGATGA
- a CDS encoding ABC transporter permease — protein sequence MNMQNESKLLRAMRQGAIPPPPNPARAISTFAWRSWRRSLSMLPYMAIDVVVFPVVFLLIFTFLFGGAISGSTGNYLQFLLPGMLVYTVTSMTVYIGIGIKTDIDRGVFNRFRTLPFWQPAAIVGTMGINLLQFAAALLTTLAFGLVLGFRPEGGVVGAALALLLVLAYAFCLSWIFAFLGVVVKKTESISSMSYIALYPLLFTSNVFVDTSTMPNWLGPIVAYNPISLTSTAARGLMHGQTDVVELTKALAVMAAALLAFAPLTFRSYRRKAT from the coding sequence ATGAACATGCAGAACGAGTCGAAGCTGCTTCGGGCGATGAGGCAGGGGGCGATCCCGCCGCCTCCGAATCCGGCTCGCGCGATCTCGACGTTCGCTTGGCGCTCTTGGCGAAGATCGCTGAGCATGCTGCCGTATATGGCGATCGACGTCGTTGTGTTCCCCGTCGTCTTCCTGCTCATCTTTACGTTCCTATTCGGCGGCGCGATCTCCGGTTCGACAGGAAACTACTTGCAGTTTCTGCTGCCCGGTATGCTGGTGTACACGGTGACGAGCATGACGGTCTACATCGGCATCGGCATCAAAACCGATATCGACCGCGGCGTGTTCAACCGGTTTCGGACGCTTCCGTTCTGGCAGCCCGCTGCGATCGTCGGAACGATGGGGATCAACCTGCTGCAGTTCGCGGCGGCGCTGCTCACGACGCTCGCCTTCGGCTTGGTGCTCGGCTTCCGGCCGGAAGGCGGCGTTGTCGGCGCGGCGCTGGCCTTGCTGCTCGTCCTCGCGTACGCGTTCTGCCTGAGCTGGATTTTCGCGTTCCTCGGCGTCGTCGTCAAGAAGACGGAGTCGATCTCCAGCATGTCGTACATCGCGCTGTACCCGCTTCTTTTCACTAGCAACGTCTTCGTGGATACGTCCACGATGCCGAATTGGCTCGGTCCGATCGTCGCGTATAACCCGATCAGCCTGACGTCGACCGCCGCCCGGGGGCTCATGCACGGCCAGACGGACGTCGTCGAGCTGACGAAGGCGCTCGCCGTCATGGCCGCCGCGCTGCTCGCGTTCGCGCCGCTGACCTTCCGCTCGTATCGGCGGAAGGCAACGTAA
- a CDS encoding ATP-binding cassette domain-containing protein encodes MIPEQLALEARGLRKSFGRTEVLRGIDLRVTRGSVYGLLGPNGAGKTTLVNVFATLLRPDGGTAAVFGRDVVREPDAVRRRIGLTGQFAAVDEELSGRDNLKLFGRLLGYGSKAAAARADEWLDAFGLSEAAGKPASQYSGGMRRRLDLAAAMLATPELLVLDEPTTGLDPRSRNEVWDMVRLLKQAGTTILLTTQYLEEADRLADRIAVIDGGVVIAEGTSAELKASVGRGTVHVRLERAEQRADAERVLRGALRADVRTLAEPTALSAAAPDPALAAEALLALSRAGVAVVQFSLSEPSLDEVFLALTGRSAPEKEAFV; translated from the coding sequence ATGATACCGGAACAGTTGGCATTAGAAGCGAGAGGACTTCGAAAATCGTTCGGCCGAACCGAGGTGCTGCGAGGGATCGATCTGCGCGTGACGCGGGGCAGCGTGTACGGTTTGCTCGGACCGAACGGGGCGGGTAAGACGACGTTGGTGAATGTATTCGCGACGCTGCTTCGACCCGACGGAGGAACTGCCGCGGTGTTCGGCCGCGACGTCGTGCGGGAGCCTGACGCGGTTCGTCGCCGGATCGGTCTCACCGGGCAGTTCGCGGCGGTGGACGAAGAGCTGAGCGGCCGGGACAACTTGAAGTTATTCGGGCGGCTGCTCGGGTACGGAAGCAAGGCGGCCGCGGCGAGAGCGGACGAATGGCTGGACGCCTTCGGCCTCTCGGAAGCGGCGGGGAAACCGGCGTCGCAATATTCGGGAGGCATGCGGCGGCGGCTCGATCTTGCGGCGGCGATGCTCGCGACGCCCGAGCTGCTCGTGCTCGACGAGCCGACGACGGGGCTCGATCCGCGCAGCCGGAACGAGGTGTGGGATATGGTGCGCCTGTTGAAGCAAGCCGGGACGACCATCCTGCTCACGACGCAATATTTGGAAGAGGCCGACCGGTTGGCCGATCGCATCGCGGTGATCGACGGAGGCGTCGTGATCGCCGAAGGAACCTCGGCCGAGCTGAAGGCGTCCGTCGGCCGCGGGACGGTGCATGTTCGCCTGGAACGCGCGGAGCAGCGGGCCGACGCGGAGCGCGTCCTGCGAGGCGCCCTGCGCGCCGACGTGCGGACGCTCGCCGAACCGACGGCGCTCTCCGCGGCGGCGCCGGACCCGGCGCTGGCGGCCGAGGCGCTGCTCGCCCTGTCTCGAGCGGGCGTCGCGGTCGTCCAATTTTCGCTGAGCGAGCCGAGTCTGGACGAGGTGTTCCTCGCGCTCACCGGACGGTCGGCTCCGGAGAAGGAGGCGTTCGTATGA